A portion of the Bacteroidota bacterium genome contains these proteins:
- a CDS encoding glutamine synthetase family protein, which yields MYSNELEKYLKKPAKEFTKSDIIKFVTENDIKMLNFRYVGGDSRLKKLSFVIDSIERLDNLLSMGERLDGSSIFDYIEADASDLYIVPKYQTAFVNPFEEDPTLDIICKYYTVEGKPLKSSPANIMLKAQEELQKNTGYELQVMGELEFYIIGEKEALYPATDQHSYHESPPFSKWRFIVDEAMKIISSIGGKLKYGHSEVGSFTEGKLAMEQYELEFLTAPMEESANQLILAKWILRMLGYKYGLTITFAPKITVGKAGCGLHIHTKLLKDGKSVMIKNNKLSDEAKKIIAGYLDLAPALSAFGNTIPTSYLRLVPHQEAPTNICWGDRNRSVLVRVPLGWLGNAHRMIKDVNPQDDSKAPDTSQKQTAELRSPDGSADIYLLMAGLAVAARHGLEMDNALEKAKDLYVNVNIFDDEHKDILEKLDSLPTSCFGSAKKLLEKANVLTKYNVFSQGMLEDIAEHLKSFDDEKMSEELYGKNEKIKELVNNYLHYA from the coding sequence ATGTATAGCAACGAACTAGAAAAATATTTAAAAAAACCTGCAAAAGAATTTACAAAATCAGATATCATAAAATTTGTAACAGAAAATGATATAAAAATGCTAAACTTCCGCTATGTAGGAGGTGATAGCAGATTAAAAAAATTAAGTTTTGTAATAGATTCAATAGAAAGATTAGATAACCTTTTATCAATGGGAGAACGATTGGACGGTTCCAGCATATTCGACTATATTGAAGCAGATGCAAGTGACCTTTATATTGTTCCTAAATATCAAACTGCATTTGTAAATCCATTTGAAGAAGATCCAACACTTGATATAATTTGCAAGTATTACACGGTTGAAGGCAAGCCCCTTAAAAGTTCTCCTGCGAATATAATGCTTAAAGCACAAGAAGAATTACAAAAAAACACAGGATATGAACTTCAAGTAATGGGCGAACTTGAATTTTATATAATCGGTGAAAAAGAAGCACTTTATCCTGCTACAGACCAGCATAGTTACCACGAATCTCCACCTTTTTCGAAATGGCGTTTTATCGTTGACGAAGCAATGAAAATAATTAGTTCAATTGGTGGGAAACTCAAATACGGACACTCTGAGGTCGGTAGCTTCACTGAAGGAAAGCTTGCAATGGAACAATACGAACTTGAGTTCCTTACAGCACCAATGGAAGAATCAGCAAACCAACTTATTTTGGCAAAATGGATTTTAAGAATGCTTGGCTATAAATACGGATTAACAATTACTTTTGCACCAAAAATTACCGTAGGAAAAGCCGGTTGCGGATTACATATTCACACCAAGCTGTTAAAAGACGGCAAAAGTGTTATGATAAAAAACAACAAACTTAGTGATGAGGCAAAAAAAATTATTGCAGGATACCTTGACCTTGCCCCTGCCTTATCAGCTTTTGGCAATACCATTCCTACTTCATATTTACGATTAGTACCTCATCAGGAAGCACCGACAAATATTTGCTGGGGCGATAGAAACAGGTCTGTATTAGTAAGAGTGCCACTTGGCTGGCTTGGTAATGCACATAGGATGATTAAAGATGTTAATCCACAGGATGACAGTAAAGCTCCTGATACAAGCCAAAAACAAACTGCGGAATTAAGAAGTCCTGACGGAAGTGCAGATATTTATTTACTTATGGCAGGACTTGCTGTAGCAGCTCGTCATGGTCTTGAAATGGACAATGCTCTTGAAAAAGCAAAAGATCTTTATGTAAACGTAAATATTTTTGATGATGAACACAAAGATATTCTTGAAAAACTTGATAGTTTGCCAACATCATGCTTTGGATCTGCAAAAAAATTACTGGAGAAAGCAAATGTTTTAACAAAATATAATGTTTTTTCTCAAGGAATGTTAGAAGATATTGCTGAGCATCTTAAAAGTTTTGATGATGAAAAAATGAGTGAAGAGCTATACGGTAAAAATGAGAAAATCAAAGAATTGGTAAATAACTATTTGCATTATGCTTAA